Within the Verrucomicrobiia bacterium genome, the region GTTTGTTTTCACACGATGGAAGTATCGCGCCGCTCAAGGAATATCTCGCGGTGCTGCCCGCGCAAGCGCGCGTCCTGCTCGATGACGCACATGGCGCGGGTGTGCTGGGGAAAAACGGGCGCGGTACGCCGGAACATTTTGGGGTGTCACGCGAGCGCATCATCCAGACCATTACGTTGAGCAAGGGATTTGGCGCTTATGGTGGCGCGGTTCTTGGGCCGGGAGAATTGCGGGCGGCCATTGTGTCGGGGAGTCGCGCTTTTTCGGGCAACACTCCCCTGCCCTTACCGTTGGCCGCGGCTGCGATTGCAGCGGTAAAGATTTTAAAAAATGATCGCAAGCTGCGCGCGCGGCTCGGCAAAAATGTTGGGTTCGTGAAGGGTAAATTAATTTCGGTGGGTTTCGAGATTGCGGATTCGCCCGTGCCGATTTTTTCCATCACTCCGCGAGACACTTGCCACGCCGAGACGCTCAAGCGCCGTTTGCTCGCGCAGAAAATTTATCCGCCGTTCATAAAATATCCCGGCGGACCGCCCAGTGGGTTTTTTCGTTTTGCGATTTCGAGCGAGCATACGCGGGCACAACTGGACGCTCTGGTGGGGGCGCTGGCGGGCGATAGATAATTTGAAAGGCGGTTGGAAGGCGTTGCTTGCGCGCGCCTGGGATTTCCAACTGAAGTTGGGTTTGATGAGAGGCGTTAGCGAGTGGGTGAATGCTAGTTTTACGCGGGGATTTCTTTCGTCCCTGGCGGGACTTGGTTAGTGGAGGAAATCAACCCAGCAATAAATTGCTGGGCTAAGATCTATCGTCCCTGCGGGACTTGGGACGG harbors:
- a CDS encoding pyridoxal phosphate-dependent aminotransferase family protein — protein: MKILRAWGGALLYQCCMTVSPPLQQVERTCVRDRNRKLIYFAGCDYFRLASHPQVLKAAAGAVTRYGLNVSASRVTTGNHVLYEKLERDLANFFAVPEATLASNGYVPNLMVAQALAGQFSHALIDERAHGCLADAAQLLDCPVIKFRHRDAGDLARIVGRLNHSKPLLLTDGLFSHDGSIAPLKEYLAVLPAQARVLLDDAHGAGVLGKNGRGTPEHFGVSRERIIQTITLSKGFGAYGGAVLGPGELRAAIVSGSRAFSGNTPLPLPLAAAAIAAVKILKNDRKLRARLGKNVGFVKGKLISVGFEIADSPVPIFSITPRDTCHAETLKRRLLAQKIYPPFIKYPGGPPSGFFRFAISSEHTRAQLDALVGALAGDR